In a genomic window of Streptomyces roseoviridis:
- a CDS encoding AMP-binding protein, whose amino-acid sequence MSDIAALSYAHGVSDVPLLGDTIGANLDRAVATWPDREALVDVPTGRRWTYARFGADVDRLADALLGSGVAKGDRVGIWAVNCAEWVLVQYATARIGAIMVNINPAYRAHELKYVLDQAGISLLFASLTHKTSDYRAMVEQVRGDCPRLRETVYFGDPSWDELLARRAPEGVRPEPLSCDEPVNIQYTSGTTGFPKGATLSHHNILNNGYFVGEMIAYSEQDRVCVPVPFYHCFGMVMGNLAATSHGACLVIPAPSFDPAATLRAVQEERCTSLYGVPTMFIAELNLPDFASYDLSSLRTGIMAGSPCPVEVMKRVVAEMNMAEVSICYGMTETSPVSTQTRRDDDLERRTGTVGRVMPHVEVKIVDPATGLTVPRGTAGELCTRGYGVMLGYWEQPDKTAESIDAGRWMHTGDLAVMREDGYVQIVGRIKDMIIRGGENVYPREIEEFLYGHAKIADVQVVGVPDERYGEEILACVVPRDPADPPTLEDITAFCRDRLAHYKVPRRVEILAEFPMTVSGKVRKVELRERYGAAAR is encoded by the coding sequence ATGAGCGACATCGCCGCACTCTCGTACGCGCACGGGGTGTCCGACGTCCCGCTCCTCGGCGACACCATCGGCGCCAACCTCGACCGGGCCGTCGCCACCTGGCCGGACCGCGAGGCCCTCGTCGACGTCCCCACCGGCCGCCGCTGGACGTACGCCCGGTTCGGCGCCGACGTCGACCGGCTCGCGGACGCTCTGCTCGGCAGCGGCGTCGCCAAGGGCGACCGGGTCGGCATCTGGGCGGTCAACTGCGCCGAATGGGTGCTCGTCCAGTACGCCACGGCCCGCATCGGCGCGATCATGGTCAACATCAACCCGGCCTACCGCGCCCACGAGCTGAAGTACGTCCTCGACCAGGCGGGGATCTCACTGCTCTTCGCCTCGCTGACGCACAAGACCAGCGACTACCGGGCGATGGTCGAGCAGGTGCGGGGCGACTGCCCGCGGTTGCGCGAGACGGTCTACTTCGGGGACCCGAGCTGGGACGAACTCCTGGCGCGCCGGGCACCGGAGGGGGTCCGGCCGGAGCCGCTGTCCTGCGACGAGCCGGTGAACATCCAGTACACGTCGGGGACCACGGGCTTCCCGAAGGGCGCCACCCTCTCCCACCACAACATCCTCAACAACGGCTACTTCGTGGGCGAGATGATCGCCTACAGCGAGCAGGACCGGGTCTGCGTCCCCGTGCCCTTCTACCACTGCTTCGGCATGGTGATGGGCAATCTCGCCGCCACCTCGCACGGCGCCTGCCTGGTGATCCCGGCGCCGTCCTTCGACCCGGCCGCCACCCTCAGGGCCGTGCAGGAGGAACGCTGCACCTCCCTCTACGGGGTGCCGACGATGTTCATCGCCGAGCTGAACCTGCCGGACTTCGCCTCGTACGACCTGTCCAGCCTGCGCACCGGCATCATGGCGGGCTCTCCCTGCCCGGTGGAGGTGATGAAGCGGGTGGTCGCCGAGATGAACATGGCGGAGGTGTCCATCTGTTACGGCATGACGGAGACCTCGCCGGTCTCCACCCAGACCCGGCGCGACGACGACCTGGAGCGGCGCACCGGCACCGTCGGCCGGGTCATGCCGCACGTCGAGGTGAAGATCGTCGACCCGGCGACCGGCCTCACCGTCCCGCGAGGCACGGCCGGTGAACTGTGCACCCGCGGCTACGGCGTGATGCTCGGCTACTGGGAGCAGCCCGACAAGACCGCCGAGTCGATCGACGCGGGCCGCTGGATGCACACCGGGGACCTGGCCGTGATGCGCGAGGACGGGTACGTCCAGATCGTCGGCCGCATCAAGGACATGATCATCCGCGGCGGGGAGAACGTGTACCCGCGCGAGATCGAGGAGTTCCTGTACGGACACGCCAAGATCGCCGACGTGCAGGTCGTCGGCGTGCCCGACGAGCGGTACGGCGAGGAGATCCTGGCCTGCGTCGTCCCGCGCGACCCGGCCGACCCGCCGACCCTGGAGGACATCACCGCCTTCTGCCGCGACCGCCTGGCCCACTACAAGGTCCCGCGGCGCGTGGAGATCCTGGCGGAGTTCCCGATGACGGTGAGCGGGAAGGTGCGCAAGGTGGAGCTGCGCGAGCGGTACGGGGCGGCCGCGCGCTAG
- a CDS encoding TIGR04222 domain-containing membrane protein: protein MTMGMWWFLGVAFGQLALAGLLLHTRSQEGPEPPPEALALLRGGPRAAVTVAVVALHQRGAVAAGRRGTIRANGGAGRTRDPLQLGVHRSLQRALALRVLASRPKARQALAALAAELGSRGLLRPPGRLLAARVLLLCVPVTVGTGLWTTGASGTALASGAVPVIVAAALLCVPPTTRAAHRLLADLRARHPLPAHRRAVSDGREVLLYVALYGDPALSLFLPHFSRDGGLLGHRRTPDDGFAAGRGWTPDGPACPGGMPE from the coding sequence ATGACGATGGGGATGTGGTGGTTCCTGGGGGTGGCGTTCGGTCAACTGGCCCTGGCGGGGCTGCTGTTGCATACCCGCAGTCAGGAAGGGCCCGAGCCGCCGCCGGAGGCGCTCGCGCTGCTGCGGGGCGGCCCGCGGGCGGCCGTCACCGTGGCCGTGGTCGCGCTGCACCAGCGCGGTGCCGTGGCGGCGGGCCGCCGGGGCACGATTCGCGCCAACGGCGGGGCCGGCCGGACCCGTGACCCGCTCCAGCTCGGCGTGCACCGCTCGCTCCAGCGGGCCCTGGCGCTGCGGGTCCTGGCCTCCCGGCCCAAGGCCCGCCAGGCCCTCGCCGCGCTGGCCGCGGAGCTCGGCAGCCGCGGTCTGCTGCGCCCGCCGGGGCGGCTCCTGGCGGCCCGGGTGCTCCTGCTGTGCGTGCCCGTCACGGTCGGCACGGGTCTGTGGACCACCGGCGCGTCGGGCACGGCACTCGCCTCCGGCGCCGTGCCGGTGATCGTCGCCGCGGCCCTGCTGTGCGTCCCGCCCACCACCCGCGCGGCCCACCGCCTCCTCGCGGACCTCCGCGCCCGCCACCCGCTGCCCGCCCACCGGCGCGCGGTGAGCGACGGCCGGGAGGTGCTGCTGTACGTCGCGCTGTACGGCGACCCGGCCCTGTCCCTCTTCCTGCCGCACTTCTCCCGCGACGGCGGCCTCCTCGGCCACCGCCGCACCCCCGACGACGGCTTCGCCGCCGGCCGCGGCTGGACCCCGGACGGCCCGGCCTGCCCGGGCGGCATGCCGGAGTGA
- a CDS encoding helix-turn-helix transcriptional regulator: MSEHEESEDLRGALRGLRRATGLPVVFGGLGRDGRALRISELDGAVTRALRGLSVSAGSGLGGKCLALSRPCAVTDYASARHITHEYDGAVSAEGLRSVIAVPVVVGRRVRGVLYGALRDALPIGERVVDAAVAAAREVEQALAVREEVRRLAAEREEMRLAYGELRELVPRVTDPELRERLLAVCGRFETSSGVVGGEGGRRPAVLLTPRETDVLAAVASGATNAVVARRLGLRPETVKGYLRSAMRKLGAHTRLEAVVAARRAGALP; this comes from the coding sequence GTGTCCGAGCACGAGGAGTCGGAGGACCTGCGGGGCGCGCTGCGGGGGCTGCGGCGGGCCACCGGGCTCCCGGTGGTGTTCGGGGGGCTGGGCCGCGACGGCCGCGCGCTGCGGATCTCGGAACTGGACGGGGCGGTGACGCGGGCGCTGCGCGGGCTGTCGGTCTCGGCCGGCTCCGGCCTCGGCGGGAAGTGCCTGGCACTGTCGCGGCCGTGCGCGGTGACCGACTACGCCTCGGCCCGGCACATCACCCACGAGTACGACGGCGCCGTGTCGGCGGAGGGGCTGCGCTCGGTGATCGCGGTGCCGGTCGTCGTCGGCCGCCGGGTCCGCGGGGTGCTGTACGGGGCGCTGCGCGACGCGCTGCCGATCGGCGAGCGGGTCGTCGACGCGGCCGTCGCGGCGGCCCGGGAGGTCGAACAGGCCCTGGCCGTACGGGAGGAGGTGCGGCGGCTCGCGGCGGAACGGGAGGAGATGCGGCTGGCGTACGGGGAGCTGCGCGAGCTCGTCCCCCGGGTGACCGATCCGGAGCTGCGGGAGCGGCTGCTCGCGGTGTGCGGCCGCTTCGAGACGAGCTCGGGCGTCGTCGGCGGGGAGGGCGGCCGGCGCCCCGCCGTGCTGCTCACCCCCCGCGAGACGGACGTGCTGGCGGCGGTGGCGTCGGGCGCCACGAACGCGGTGGTGGCCCGGCGGCTCGGGCTGCGGCCCGAGACCGTGAAGGGCTACCTGCGGTCCGCCATGCGGAAGCTGGGGGCGCACACCCGCCTGGAGGCGGTGGTGGCGGCGCGGCGGGCGGGAGCGCTTCCGTAG
- a CDS encoding GNAT family N-acetyltransferase, with the protein MRIRVAARAELPLLQDIERAAGETFRLLGMEEVADDEPLPLDVLDSYRSAGRAWVAVDAEDRPVAYLLMDAVDGAAHIEQVSVHPDAARRGVGRALIEHLAAAAREQGLTALTLTTFAEVPWNAPYYARLGFRTVGEGDPALTEGLRAISRAEAAHGLAAWPRVCMRREVPAPAAGPAAP; encoded by the coding sequence ATGCGCATCCGAGTGGCCGCCCGGGCCGAACTGCCCCTGCTCCAGGACATCGAACGCGCCGCCGGCGAGACCTTCCGGCTCCTCGGCATGGAAGAGGTCGCCGACGACGAACCCCTGCCGCTCGACGTCCTCGACTCCTACCGCAGCGCGGGCCGGGCCTGGGTGGCGGTGGACGCGGAGGACCGGCCCGTGGCGTATCTGCTGATGGACGCCGTCGACGGCGCCGCCCACATCGAGCAGGTCTCGGTGCACCCGGACGCCGCCCGCCGGGGCGTCGGCCGGGCGCTGATCGAGCACCTGGCGGCGGCCGCCCGGGAGCAGGGCCTGACGGCGCTGACCCTCACGACCTTCGCCGAAGTCCCGTGGAACGCGCCCTACTACGCCCGGCTCGGGTTCCGCACCGTCGGCGAGGGCGACCCCGCCCTCACCGAGGGGCTGCGGGCCATCAGCCGGGCGGAGGCGGCGCACGGCCTGGCCGCCTGGCCGCGGGTCTGCATGCGCCGCGAGGTGCCCGCGCCGGCCGCCGGCCCCGCCGCACCGTGA
- a CDS encoding AMP-binding protein, with protein MTATSAARPTEATERFRTARDFLLRHREDYATAYEGFAWPRPERFNWTLEWFDVIAAGNDRTALHIVEEDGAEAKLSFAEMSARSNRVANWLRARGVRAGDRMIVMLGNQVELWETMLAAMKLRAVVIPATPLLGPADLRDRVDRGRARHVLVRAEDRPKFDDVPGDYTRIAVGGGDGAGAGETGADERGWLRYEHAYAESAAFEPDGVTLADDTLVLYFTSGTTARPKLVEHTHTSYPVGHLATMYWIGLQPGDVHLNISSPGWAKHAWSNLFAPWNAEATVFIHNYTRFDPARLMDEMARHGVTSFCAPPTVWRMLIQSDLGRLATPPREVVAAGEPLNPEVIETVRRAWGVTIRDGFGQTETAVQVSNSPGQRLKEGSMGRPSPGYRVTLVDPVTGRPDAEEGEICLDLSDRPVGLMTGYHGDPERTAEAMAGGYYRTGDIGARDADGYITYVGRADDVFKASDYKISPFELESALLEHEAVAEAAVVPAPDPLRLAVPKAYVVLAAGWEPDADTAKALFAHSREVLAPYKRIRRIEFAELPKTVSGKIRRVELRKLTAEGNTGTEYTEGDLA; from the coding sequence ATGACGGCAACCAGCGCGGCGCGGCCGACGGAGGCGACGGAGCGGTTCAGGACCGCCCGCGACTTCCTGCTCCGGCACCGGGAGGACTACGCCACGGCGTACGAGGGCTTCGCGTGGCCCCGGCCCGAGCGGTTCAACTGGACGCTCGAATGGTTCGACGTCATCGCCGCGGGCAACGACCGCACCGCCCTGCACATCGTCGAGGAGGACGGCGCCGAGGCGAAGCTGAGCTTCGCCGAGATGTCCGCCCGCTCCAACCGGGTCGCCAACTGGCTGCGCGCCCGGGGCGTCCGCGCCGGCGACCGGATGATCGTCATGCTCGGCAACCAGGTCGAGCTGTGGGAGACGATGCTCGCCGCGATGAAGCTGCGCGCCGTCGTCATCCCCGCCACCCCCCTCCTCGGCCCCGCCGACCTGCGCGACCGGGTGGACCGCGGGCGGGCCCGCCACGTCCTCGTCCGCGCCGAGGACCGCCCCAAGTTCGACGACGTGCCCGGCGACTACACCCGGATCGCGGTCGGGGGCGGCGACGGGGCCGGTGCCGGTGAGACGGGTGCCGACGAGCGGGGCTGGCTCCGCTACGAGCACGCGTACGCCGAGTCCGCCGCCTTCGAGCCGGACGGCGTCACCCTCGCCGACGACACCCTCGTGCTCTACTTCACCTCCGGCACCACCGCCCGTCCCAAGCTCGTCGAGCACACCCACACCTCGTACCCCGTCGGGCACCTCGCGACGATGTACTGGATCGGCCTCCAGCCGGGCGACGTCCACCTGAACATCTCCTCGCCCGGCTGGGCCAAGCACGCCTGGTCCAACCTCTTCGCCCCCTGGAACGCCGAGGCGACCGTCTTCATCCACAACTACACCCGCTTCGACCCGGCCCGGCTGATGGACGAGATGGCCAGGCACGGCGTCACCAGCTTCTGCGCCCCGCCCACGGTCTGGCGCATGCTGATCCAGTCCGACCTCGGCCGGCTCGCCACCCCGCCCCGCGAGGTCGTCGCCGCCGGCGAACCCCTCAACCCCGAGGTCATCGAGACCGTCCGGCGCGCCTGGGGCGTCACCATCCGGGACGGCTTCGGCCAGACCGAGACCGCCGTCCAGGTCTCCAACAGCCCGGGCCAGCGGCTCAAGGAGGGCTCCATGGGCCGCCCGAGCCCCGGCTACCGGGTCACCCTCGTCGACCCGGTCACCGGCCGCCCGGACGCCGAGGAGGGCGAGATCTGCCTCGACCTCTCCGACCGCCCGGTGGGCCTGATGACCGGCTACCACGGCGACCCGGAGCGTACGGCCGAGGCGATGGCTGGCGGCTACTACCGCACCGGCGACATCGGCGCCCGCGACGCCGACGGCTACATCACCTACGTCGGGCGCGCGGACGACGTCTTCAAGGCCAGCGACTACAAGATCAGCCCCTTCGAGCTGGAGAGCGCCCTGCTCGAACACGAGGCCGTCGCTGAGGCCGCCGTCGTCCCGGCCCCCGACCCGCTGCGGCTCGCCGTCCCGAAGGCGTACGTCGTCCTCGCGGCCGGCTGGGAGCCGGACGCCGACACCGCCAAGGCGCTCTTCGCGCACTCGCGCGAAGTCCTCGCCCCGTACAAGCGGATCCGCCGGATCGAGTTCGCCGAGCTGCCCAAGACGGTCTCCGGAAAGATCCGCCGCGTCGAGCTGCGCAAGCTCACGGCGGAGGGGAACACCGGCACCGAGTACACCGAGGGGGACCTCGCATGA